Proteins co-encoded in one Acidobacteriota bacterium genomic window:
- a CDS encoding carboxypeptidase regulatory-like domain-containing protein, which produces MTAAGSGSAAFSFLGDIYGSLDTSAITGTVVHAQPAPTCVPPPPNMISWWPGDGNPSDIVGTNDGTLVNGAAFAPGMVGQAFSLQASNDYVDLGGGFNLTNMTLDAWVLIDPATNTGNIRVISKDNYQLPGARKTFILKSSAPGSGGVDGGALFQVLTDDEGFDVVGAPSALTAGWHHLAGVRDVSANRFELYVDGAMVASKTPTVLGSIDSDVHTVIGTMNPSLLGENFLGLIDEVEIFSRALTSQELASIYNAGSAGKCKTGACTPPPPNMVAWWRGEDNANDAIGANNGALLNGATFGNAVVHKGFLLDGVDDYVRFPASTSLDVGLSDGLTVDAWIKSANSDVGEPLRPILEWSGEPGDPNGFGSHFYLSSGLGVLFANLVDTSGSFHVLESAPGAIPPGSFSHVALTYNKTTGIARMYRNGEIVASENLGSFTPMTSKNLYLGARVTDVYGDPGYRFAGEFDEVEVFARELAQSELQAIFNAGSAGKCVASCTPPPPDMLTWWPGDGNANDIQGPTFENGVTFNGVTYAPGKVDQAFSFNGVDSYVRANNTINIDGGTQATYDAWVYPTAVPEAGLYFGILGAGDSTVPTWTTQQCRILFWNQAGPPTGTQALIAQARFYVDCGLDDNENRIGRLSSQNYPINAWHFVAATFNNGSLDLYVDGVLDNGDLTGTGGSSINTNALDYVWIGAHVRNDSSLVTVPFAGLIDEAEIFNRALAPTEIQAIYNAGSAGKCKTQSCTPPPPNMVSWYRAEDNVDDTISGFNGNAQLGANFAAGKVGLAFNFDGQNDYLTIPHYVAQNTGAQITIDAWINRESPRIGATIFQKRSPDNIGGYVFEVTGQDENALQFVLMIDGVYHFVTSPPILSVGVWQHVAATYDGQAMKIYIDGLEVANEPLQGVIDPTEDPIVIGRNEVNNGFAWHGRIDEVELFNRALSQNEIRAIYNAGSNGKCLPSVTPTPTPTPTRTPTPSPTPTPGVCITDPVVVNANNSGPGSLRQAVLDACDSSLITFDPAITSIDLESEIFIDKSLTIDGGNNMVRISGQGMNRVFTIGPLIGRGDSPGGVGIYATLKSLTITDGFRYNGGCIANLDGSTLNIIKSAVTNCNAAPFPDSPVNGGETRPAAVTVSAGGGAVFNQVFGTVNITDSTISGNSSNGAPGGGIYHEGGQMTITRSTISGNRTNGGDGGGIYVMSIPLPRQNPGLALEPVLNVANSTISGNSTAIMPVETVPNPLESGSGGGIYAGYGSIVNLLNATITNNSTPGRTGAGVRLDNLLMRPREVIPSGTSPENGVPVGSVRNTIIAANGEAIDVRGAFYSTGYNLIGNVGDATGFGSIGDQIGNPNLPINPLLGPLGSNGGPTQTHAFLAGSPAIDKGGTAPDLNTDQRGEGFLRVVNNSGVPPAPEGNDSDIGAFEVQAVAPTPTPTPTPTPTPTPTPTPTPTPTPTPTPTPTPSPTPSPTPSPTPSPTPSPTPSPTPSPTPTPIPVGPLFSVNSVTRNETNAGTTTFSFEVIITELPPLGAPARTVDFTTVDGTATVGNNDYVPRSGTITFASDSPTLQRIDVLVNGDITFEANEVFYIRLSNPVNGTVLGNDGVGTIFNDDVEPSFSINDVSANEGNAGTTAFTFAITRSGNPTSFSSLVTYSTANQTAAAPGDYTAVSNGTVTFLPTDTSKTVTVLVNGDTVVEPNETFLVDMTTVSNGVIGRATGTGTILNDDGGITPTPTPTPAGTPTPTPTPLPTRPEGDVVDGSGGPLGDNQVLSNDVSYIRQVVLGNLPAIPAGAQFQAADVNLDVPGACGNAQIEAGDVTVIRGYNLGVLNGVPITTKPVCGPTAPVTTSPVEPNARTASPEVGRTIRAVNTQWNFTPTVTVDLQLDAIGDEASTSFSLNWNPAIFTYVSSNMGGGTPAGTNLGLNTNQTGQGRLGVLLDATNTYGAGPRQLLTITFSVAANASPGVYPITFSDTPTAKSVSSAQGALLPTTFEAGNIVVHPTAAGVSVSGRVINANGQGVRGATVVITDPSGNRRAVTTGSFGFYSFDSIEAGRAYIVSVRSSRYRFSARTVTVRDTLTDIDFVAQE; this is translated from the coding sequence ATGACCGCCGCGGGCTCAGGCTCCGCGGCTTTTTCTTTTCTCGGAGATATATATGGATCTCTCGATACTAGTGCCATAACAGGAACTGTTGTGCATGCCCAGCCCGCACCAACGTGCGTGCCGCCGCCGCCGAATATGATCAGCTGGTGGCCTGGCGATGGCAATCCCAGCGATATTGTCGGAACGAATGACGGCACTCTGGTAAACGGTGCGGCTTTCGCACCGGGCATGGTCGGGCAGGCATTCAGCCTTCAGGCTTCCAACGACTATGTCGATCTTGGCGGAGGATTTAACCTAACCAATATGACTTTGGATGCTTGGGTTCTGATAGATCCGGCAACCAACACCGGAAATATACGTGTAATAAGCAAAGACAATTATCAACTTCCGGGTGCGAGAAAAACATTTATTCTAAAGTCCAGCGCTCCAGGTAGCGGAGGAGTGGATGGCGGGGCCCTGTTCCAGGTATTAACCGACGATGAAGGATTCGACGTTGTGGGAGCACCGTCCGCATTGACTGCTGGATGGCATCATCTTGCCGGAGTAAGGGACGTTTCAGCAAATCGATTTGAACTTTACGTTGATGGAGCAATGGTCGCAAGCAAAACTCCGACCGTACTCGGATCGATCGACTCTGATGTTCACACCGTGATAGGTACGATGAATCCAAGTTTGCTTGGCGAGAATTTCCTGGGGCTCATCGACGAAGTCGAGATCTTCAGCCGTGCCCTCACTTCGCAAGAGTTGGCATCGATCTACAACGCCGGGAGTGCGGGAAAATGCAAGACGGGGGCCTGTACGCCGCCGCCGCCGAATATGGTCGCCTGGTGGCGAGGCGAGGACAATGCCAATGACGCGATCGGTGCAAATAATGGAGCGTTGCTCAATGGAGCCACCTTTGGCAATGCAGTCGTTCATAAGGGCTTCTTATTAGATGGAGTAGATGACTATGTTCGATTTCCTGCTTCAACCAGTCTCGACGTCGGTTTAAGTGACGGACTCACGGTCGATGCGTGGATCAAATCGGCGAACTCGGACGTGGGTGAGCCCTTGAGACCTATACTCGAATGGAGCGGCGAACCAGGCGATCCGAACGGGTTTGGTTCACATTTCTATTTATCCTCGGGACTCGGCGTATTGTTCGCGAACCTGGTCGACACCAGTGGTTCTTTCCACGTTTTAGAATCTGCCCCGGGTGCGATACCCCCAGGTTCCTTCAGTCACGTTGCTTTGACCTATAACAAGACAACGGGAATCGCGAGGATGTATCGGAACGGCGAGATCGTCGCCAGCGAAAATCTCGGTTCTTTCACACCAATGACATCAAAGAATCTATACCTCGGAGCCAGGGTTACTGACGTATACGGTGATCCCGGATACCGGTTTGCCGGAGAGTTCGATGAAGTAGAGGTATTTGCCCGTGAGCTCGCTCAAAGCGAGCTGCAAGCTATTTTTAATGCGGGGAGTGCCGGTAAGTGCGTCGCATCCTGCACCCCGCCTCCGCCCGATATGCTCACTTGGTGGCCGGGTGACGGCAACGCGAACGATATTCAGGGGCCGACTTTCGAAAACGGGGTGACATTTAACGGAGTAACATATGCTCCGGGAAAGGTTGATCAAGCTTTTAGCTTTAACGGAGTTGATTCGTACGTCCGAGCGAATAACACGATAAATATCGATGGCGGGACACAGGCGACTTACGATGCCTGGGTATATCCGACGGCGGTCCCGGAAGCCGGTCTTTATTTTGGGATTTTGGGTGCAGGTGATTCGACCGTGCCCACCTGGACGACGCAACAATGCAGGATTCTCTTCTGGAATCAGGCTGGTCCTCCAACAGGAACACAGGCTCTGATCGCACAGGCAAGATTTTATGTCGACTGCGGCCTTGATGATAACGAGAACCGAATTGGCCGCCTCAGCTCTCAGAACTACCCTATAAACGCCTGGCATTTCGTCGCGGCGACCTTCAACAACGGATCACTCGATCTGTATGTTGATGGTGTGCTGGATAACGGAGATTTGACCGGTACAGGCGGCAGTTCTATCAACACGAACGCACTCGATTATGTTTGGATCGGAGCTCATGTCAGGAATGACAGCTCACTCGTCACCGTCCCGTTCGCGGGACTGATTGATGAGGCGGAGATCTTCAACAGGGCACTTGCCCCAACAGAAATCCAGGCGATATACAACGCGGGCAGTGCCGGTAAGTGTAAGACCCAGAGTTGTACCCCGCCTCCGCCGAATATGGTGAGTTGGTACCGAGCAGAAGACAACGTTGACGACACCATCTCCGGTTTCAATGGGAACGCGCAGCTCGGAGCAAATTTTGCTGCCGGAAAAGTGGGACTTGCTTTCAATTTTGATGGGCAGAATGATTATCTGACGATCCCGCATTATGTTGCCCAGAACACCGGTGCTCAGATAACTATCGATGCATGGATCAATCGGGAGTCGCCAAGAATTGGTGCTACCATCTTCCAAAAGAGATCGCCTGATAATATTGGCGGATATGTCTTCGAAGTTACCGGTCAAGATGAAAATGCACTGCAGTTTGTGCTGATGATCGACGGAGTTTACCACTTCGTAACTAGCCCGCCGATATTGTCGGTCGGGGTTTGGCAGCACGTTGCTGCAACCTACGACGGGCAAGCAATGAAGATCTATATTGATGGTTTAGAGGTTGCAAATGAACCGCTTCAGGGAGTGATCGATCCGACCGAAGATCCGATAGTTATCGGGCGGAATGAGGTAAATAACGGTTTTGCATGGCATGGCCGTATAGACGAGGTCGAACTCTTCAATAGGGCTCTTTCACAAAACGAGATCCGGGCAATATACAATGCCGGCAGTAACGGCAAGTGTCTGCCTTCGGTCACGCCGACGCCGACTCCAACCCCGACGCGAACACCAACTCCATCACCAACACCGACCCCGGGCGTGTGCATCACGGATCCTGTCGTGGTCAACGCCAATAATAGCGGGCCCGGCAGCTTGAGACAGGCAGTTCTGGATGCGTGTGATAGCAGCTTGATCACGTTTGATCCCGCGATCACTTCTATCGACCTCGAAAGCGAGATATTTATCGATAAAAGCCTGACGATCGATGGCGGGAATAATATGGTGAGGATCTCAGGTCAAGGCATGAACCGGGTGTTCACGATCGGGCCGCTGATCGGCAGGGGTGATTCTCCTGGCGGCGTCGGAATCTACGCGACGCTCAAATCACTTACGATAACCGACGGCTTCCGATATAACGGGGGATGTATAGCTAACCTCGATGGCTCGACCCTGAATATCATCAAGTCAGCCGTAACCAACTGTAACGCAGCACCGTTTCCAGATTCTCCCGTAAATGGTGGCGAGACTAGGCCAGCTGCCGTAACCGTCTCGGCGGGCGGCGGTGCCGTTTTCAACCAGGTCTTTGGAACGGTGAACATTACTGATTCGACGATCTCCGGAAACTCATCGAATGGAGCACCCGGCGGCGGAATCTACCACGAAGGTGGCCAGATGACTATAACGAGGTCGACTATTTCCGGCAACAGGACGAACGGAGGTGACGGCGGCGGCATTTATGTAATGAGTATTCCGCTTCCACGGCAAAATCCGGGGCTTGCCCTTGAGCCGGTCTTGAATGTTGCCAATTCAACTATCTCCGGTAACTCCACCGCTATCATGCCGGTCGAGACGGTTCCGAACCCCCTTGAGTCAGGTTCCGGCGGCGGTATCTATGCTGGTTACGGCTCTATCGTGAATCTCTTGAACGCGACTATAACGAACAACTCTACGCCCGGCAGAACAGGAGCAGGAGTTCGCCTGGATAACCTTTTGATGCGACCGCGGGAAGTAATACCTTCTGGGACCAGCCCCGAAAATGGAGTACCTGTCGGTTCGGTTCGAAATACGATAATTGCCGCGAACGGAGAGGCCATAGACGTTCGGGGTGCCTTCTATTCAACGGGTTACAACCTGATAGGCAACGTAGGCGATGCCACTGGCTTCGGTTCGATCGGGGATCAGATAGGTAATCCCAACCTGCCGATCAACCCGCTTCTTGGACCCCTTGGTTCGAACGGTGGTCCGACGCAAACACATGCCTTTCTTGCCGGCAGCCCGGCGATCGATAAGGGCGGCACTGCTCCCGATCTAAACACCGATCAGCGAGGCGAAGGCTTCCTCCGGGTTGTTAATAACAGCGGAGTGCCCCCTGCCCCGGAAGGCAATGACTCGGATATCGGCGCTTTTGAGGTACAAGCAGTAGCACCGACTCCAACGCCGACGCCAACCCCGACGCCTACGCCTACCCCGACGCCGACACCAACGCCGACACCAACGCCGACGCCGACGCCAACGCCGACACCAAGTCCGACACCCAGTCCGACACCAAGTCCGACGCCAAGTCCAACACCGAGTCCAACACCGAGTCCGACGCCAAGTCCAACGCCGACGCCGATCCCTGTTGGACCTTTGTTCTCAGTGAATTCGGTGACACGCAACGAGACGAATGCGGGTACCACCACGTTCAGCTTTGAGGTGATCATTACTGAACTGCCGCCACTTGGGGCTCCAGCCAGGACGGTAGATTTCACAACAGTTGACGGAACCGCCACGGTTGGAAATAACGACTATGTGCCTCGTTCGGGAACCATAACCTTCGCGTCTGATTCACCGACGCTGCAAAGGATCGATGTTCTTGTTAACGGCGACATAACTTTCGAAGCCAACGAGGTCTTCTATATCCGCCTTTCAAATCCGGTTAATGGCACCGTTTTAGGGAACGACGGGGTGGGAACGATCTTTAACGACGACGTTGAGCCTTCGTTCTCGATCAATGATGTTTCAGCTAATGAAGGTAATGCGGGAACGACGGCGTTCACGTTTGCTATCACTCGTTCGGGCAACCCGACGTCGTTCAGTTCGCTGGTGACCTATTCGACGGCGAACCAGACAGCAGCGGCACCGGGCGATTACACTGCGGTCTCGAACGGCACGGTCACATTCTTACCAACCGATACGTCGAAGACGGTCACGGTTCTTGTCAACGGCGATACCGTTGTCGAGCCGAATGAGACGTTCCTCGTCGACATGACGACCGTTTCGAACGGCGTCATCGGCAGAGCGACCGGAACCGGAACGATCCTTAACGACGACGGCGGAATAACGCCGACGCCGACGCCGACGCCGGCCGGAACCCCGACGCCGACACCGACACCGCTTCCAACGCGGCCGGAAGGCGACGTGGTCGACGGCAGCGGCGGACCGCTGGGCGATAATCAGGTCCTGTCGAACGACGTTTCGTACATCCGACAGGTCGTTCTCGGCAACCTGCCGGCGATCCCGGCGGGAGCTCAGTTCCAGGCAGCGGACGTCAATCTAGACGTTCCGGGAGCCTGCGGAAACGCCCAGATCGAGGCCGGCGACGTGACCGTCATCCGCGGCTACAACCTCGGCGTGCTCAACGGCGTGCCGATCACGACCAAACCAGTCTGCGGCCCGACCGCTCCGGTGACGACCTCGCCCGTAGAGCCGAACGCTCGAACGGCTTCACCTGAAGTTGGGCGAACTATTCGGGCGGTGAACACTCAATGGAACTTTACGCCGACGGTAACCGTCGATCTCCAACTTGATGCCATAGGCGATGAGGCATCGACCAGCTTTTCGTTGAACTGGAATCCTGCGATCTTCACGTACGTGAGTTCTAACATGGGAGGAGGTACACCGGCGGGCACGAACCTCGGCCTCAATACAAACCAAACCGGGCAAGGACGTCTCGGTGTGCTGCTGGATGCAACGAATACCTACGGAGCAGGCCCTCGGCAGCTATTGACGATAACGTTCTCAGTTGCTGCTAATGCATCGCCGGGTGTATATCCAATAACGTTCTCTGACACTCCAACCGCTAAAAGCGTTTCGAGTGCTCAAGGAGCATTGCTTCCTACGACGTTCGAAGCGGGGAATATCGTCGTCCACCCGACAGCGGCTGGCGTCTCAGTCTCAGGCCGCGTCATAAATGCAAACGGCCAAGGCGTGAGAGGAGCAACGGTCGTTATCACCGATCCGTCGGGCAACCGACGGGCGGTAACGACAGGCTCGTTCGGCTTCTACAGCTTCGATAGTATTGAGGCGGGCCGTGCCTACATCGTGAGCGTCAGATCAAGCCGTTACCGCTTCTCGGCGAGAACGGTCACGGTACGAGATACGCTGACTGATATTGACTTTGTTGCACAAGAATAG